CCAGACAACAGGCCCCACGAGCGGCCTCACGCCCATCCCCGGCGTGGTGTTCAGCGTCGCGCCGGTGAACGGCGTCGACCTGACGACTCCCGCGGGATGGACCACCGCTGCCGGCCTGACGGTGAACAGCGCCGGCCAGGTCGTCGGCGGCGGCACCACCTACACGACCGGCGCCGCGACCGCGCTGCCGGCCAGCGGGAGCTCGGGCGTCACCTCGTACACGACCTCCACGCCGGCCGTGTACGAGGTCACCGAGACGAATGCCCCGGCCGACACAGAGCTCGGCGCTCCGTTCCTGGTGACGCTGCCGCTGCCGCAGGGCGGGAACTGGCTGACGAACGTGTTCGTCTACCCGAAGAACACGGTGCAGGGAGCACCGGTCAAGGCGGTCGACGACACGGGCGTCTACGGCGTCGGCGCCTCCGTCACCTGGCGCGTGGCGTCCACCGTCCCGAACCAGGTGGCGGGGAACGCGTTCACCCAGTACTCGCTGTCCGACCCGCTGGACGCGCGGCTGACCCCGCCGGCCCCGGCGACGGTGACGGTGTCCCTGGCCTCCTCGACCGGCACGGCGATCACGCTGCCGGCGGCGGACTTCACGGTCGGAGTGTCCGGACAGACCGTGACGGTGGACTTCACCGCCTCCGGTCTCGCCCTGCTCACGGCGAACCCGGGCGCGGTCGTCACCGCCACGATCCCGACCGTGGTCGGCGCGGTCGGCAGCGGGACCATCCAGAACATCGCGGACCAGACGATCGGGACCCAGACGGGCACGACCGTCACGACGCCCTCCAATCCGGTCCAGGACACCTGGGGTGACCTGAGCCTCCACA
This genomic stretch from Leifsonia sp. EB41 harbors:
- a CDS encoding SpaH/EbpB family LPXTG-anchored major pilin translates to MTLTRRLTAAIGVGTLALLGAAAFAGPANADTTGGNAPAGPYTLTITKLQNPPGGGTPTDGSAQTTGPTSGLTPIPGVVFSVAPVNGVDLTTPAGWTTAAGLTVNSAGQVVGGGTTYTTGAATALPASGSSGVTSYTTSTPAVYEVTETNAPADTELGAPFLVTLPLPQGGNWLTNVFVYPKNTVQGAPVKAVDDTGVYGVGASVTWRVASTVPNQVAGNAFTQYSLSDPLDARLTPPAPATVTVSLASSTGTAITLPAADFTVGVSGQTVTVDFTASGLALLTANPGAVVTATIPTVVGAVGSGTIQNIADQTIGTQTGTTVTTPSNPVQDTWGDLSLHKVDPNGKALAGAQFQVFTSASDAQTLTNPVAVNGATTFTSDASGAVAIDGLKAQNDGAGADLTYYLVETQAPAGYTIAPAFAQAAGGYAQTVAPGSANPTVTVTDPQAPPIALPLTGSTGTTVFVVGGLALAALAVAAAVLVVRRRAREEEPAA